The sequence CCGCCGTCTGTTTCACCACCGCTGGACATTAAGACAGAGGTGGAGGTGGCCCTTGCGGCCATTGAGCTTGCCATTGAGATGGAAAATGTACGGGAAAATAACCCAGAAGAGGCACAAGAGAAATCACCGGAGAAAAACCGCACTCCCGTGGAGAAGCCCGATGATGCCACCCTAAATCCTAATCCGCGGTATATACCGATCAAGAGCGCCAAGTACTACACAAAGAAGCTACTCGTTCGGGTGAAACGCATTGATCAGGACGAGTATTTGCCGCTGTCCAGCATGGCAAAGCGCCCAAAGAAACGTAAATCCATGTACATCAAATGCACAtaagtttattttaaaaaatacatTACTATAAATTACAACTTAAGGCTATTCTTTAATCCGAATTGGTTTTCATATTTCGTTTGCTTCGCATGCTCGATAAACTAGTaactaaacaaacaaatatgcgggagcgggagtaggagctggagctgaactGGAGGCTGCAGGCGGGATAACGAGGACGTAGTGGCGGACAAGGCCTCATGTGAAATGATACTGTTCaaaaaattttcaattgttgGCGTTGTTCTACTCACTGTTGGGCGTCACATTGTTGTCAGTTTTGGTATCTGGATCAAGATTCGTATCCGGAGTTGGGGATGCTCCAATGCCGACAACAGAGGGTATCTCAGCCTTCGGCGAATCCTCTTGCGCGTAGCCCACACGGAACGAATGGTGCCCTGGATCGAAAACTAAGGCTCCAATTTCGTCGCCGCCATATAGCATGTTGCCTCCATTCATCTTGGAGCGTCGGGACTACTTTTCAGCTTGATTTCTTGCAAAAGTTCTCGAAATGCCTGTCTTgtctgtatttattttttgtggcttttttcACGACGCTTGCGTTAATGGCAATCGacctatcgataaaatatactgtctgaaattcagaaatataccgatgaagaAGTGAACTTATCCCACTTAATCCCCCTGTtttaaacaggataacaacttgagttaaatcgcgaaaaataataataataatagttctTATTGTAGATCCATCCCATCCTTCATCTTTACTTTACcatgaactgcgctaaatcatattactagctaaacaggaccctcagccctgaatacacaattttatccgattgatatatcaattatttaatttaaaagtgATCGAAGATATGTGATCATGCGTCGTCGAGTCGATGTTTTATGACCATCTAGGTTTAAAATTAAAGTAAAGAACTTAGTTTGGAATTTTCGAAATAAAACGCCGATTAGTTCCGCTCAtcgcaaaaatataccgatttaattaaaattcgcaaaaaaatatacaacatTTTTTCGCCAGTCGAAAAACTACCACCTACAAATATATTATCATAAAAAAACAGGTATCGATATATTcatatgtttataaaattcggggacaacaaaaaattttGAAGATCAAATCCGTCGCGTCGCCGAATAATGGCTGATCCGAAAAACGAAATGGGTACCGAAGCTGGCACAGCAATGGACAGCGAAAGCGGTAGAGACTCCTCAGTCAGCCCAATGGAAATAAATATATCCAACACAAATTGCAATTCGATGATAGTTCTGAACGATTTACGTCTGCTGGAGCTGATTACCAAGTATCCTTTTCTGTATAGTAAAGCAGCGCAGCCGGAACAGGACTCGGAATACGACGAGTGGGCCTGGAATCAGATTTCGAAGGAGTTTAATGCCAGCTACGAGAACTTGCCGCTGAGTGCCCCCTTCTCGGCAGACGAGCTGCAGTGGCGTTGGAACTTGCTGCTACCGACCATGGGCACCCTTTCGAAGGCGAAGGGACAAATTCCCTTTCAACTGTGGTCCCTTGTGACGGAGATCGAACGCTCGCTAAGTACAGAAAATTTGGAACCACCCAGGGACTTGATTATGGCCCAGAACTTTCTACTCACTCAGCTGCCATTGGTGGAGGCCATGACGCTCAATGAGCGTCGGCGACTGGAAGTCGAGTTCCTCGATATCTTATTCCAACACGAAATGGAGACACATGCGTCCGTACCACTGGGTCCCGAAGAGCAGGCCACAGTCAAGACCGAATACGATGAATTCCTCAGATCTGTTCGGGTCAAGGAGCTGCCCATATCGGCTCTGGCAGAACTCTCGCTTGATGGTCCTCAGTACAAACCAGTCCAACCAAAAATCGCACACACTTTTGCCATCCCAGGTCCCCGTCCCAAAACCAATCTGGTCATTAGCAGTGTGTCTGGTGGCCAGGATCTCATTAATGTCCCGACGGCGACTGTTTTCATACCGATTCAAGCTTTCACGAGCAATGTGGTTGGACCCATTAATCCCGCGCCGGACGTTTCGACACCGCTTGATATCAATGTGATTGGTGCCAAGAAGGAACCCGTTGAGTGCCCGCCGTCTGTTTCACCACCGCTGGACATTAAGACAGAGGTGGAGGTGGCCCTTGCGGCAATTGAGATGGAAAATGTACGGGAAAATAACCCAGAAGAGGCACAAGAGAAATCACCGGAGAAAAACCGCACTCCCGTGGAGAAGCCCGATGATGCCACTCTAAATCCTAATCCGCGGTATATACCGATCAAGAGCGCCAAGTACTACACAAAGAAGCTACTCGTTCGGGTGAAGCGCATTGATCAGGACGAGTATTTGCCGCTGTCCAGCATGGCAAAGCGCCCAAAGAAACGTGAATCCATGTACATCAAATGCACAtaagtttattttaaaaaatacatTACTATAAATTACAACTTAAGGCTATTCTTTAATCCAAATTGGTTTTCATATTTCGTTTGCTTCGCATGCTCGATAAACTAGTaactaaacaaacaaatatgcgggagcgggagtaggagctggagctgaactGGAGGCTGCAGGCGGGATAACGAGGACGTAGTGGCGGACAAGGCATCATGTGAAATGATACTGTTCaaaaaattttcaattgttgGCGTTGTTCTACTCACTGTTGGGCGTCACATTGTTGTCAGTTTTGGTATCTGGATCAAGATTCGTATCCGGAGTTTGGGATGCTCCAATGCCGGCAACAGAGGGTATCTCAGCCTTCGGCGAATCCTCTTGCGCGTAGCCCACACGCAACGAATGGTGCCCTGGATCGAAAACTAAGGCTCCAATTTCGTCGCCGACATATAGCATGTTGCCTCCATTCATCTTGGAGCGTCGGGACTACTTTTCAGCTTGATTTCTTGCAAAAGTTCTCGAAATGCCTGTCTTGTCtgcatttatttttgtggcttttttcACGACGCTTGCGTTAATGGCAATCGacctatcgataaaatatactgtctgaaattcagaaatataccgatgaagaAGTGAACTTATCCCACTTAATCCCCCTGTtttaaacaggataacaacttgagttaaatcgcgaaaaataataataataataatagttctTATTGTAGATCCATCCCATCCTTCATCTTTACTTTACcatgaactgcgctaaatcatattactagctaaacaggaccctcagccctgaatacacaattttatccgatttatatatcaattatttaatttaaaagtgATCGAAGATATGTGATCATGCGTCGTCGAGTCGATGTTTTATGACCATCTAGGTTTAAAATTAAAGTAAAGAACTTAGTTTGGAATTTTCGAAATAAAACGCCGATTAGTTCCGCTCAtcgcaaaaatataccgatttaattaaaattcgcaaaaaaatatacaacatTTTTTCGCCAGTCGAAAAACTACCACCTACAAATATATTATCATAAAAAAACAGGTATCGATATATTcatatgtttataaaattcggggacaacaaaaaattttGAAGATCAAATCCGTCGCGTCGCCGAATAATGGCTGATCCGAAAAACGAAATGGGTACCGAAGCTGGCACAGCAATGGACAGCGATAGCGGTAGAGACTCCTCAGTCAGCCCAatggaaataaatatatacaacACAAATTGCAATTCGATGATAGTTCTGAACGATTTACGTCTGCTGGAGCTGATAACCAAGTATCCTTTTCTGTATAGTAAAGCAGCGCAGCCGGAACAGTACTCGGAATACGACGAGTGGGCCTGGAATCAGATTTCGAAGGAGTTTAATGCCAGCTACGAGAACTTGCCGCTGAGTGCCCCCTTCTCGCCAGACGAGCTGCAGTGGCGTTGGATCTTGCTGCTACCGACCATGGGCACCCTTTCGAAGGCGAAGGGACAAATTCCCTTTCAACTGTGGTCCCTTGTGACGGAGATCGAACGCTCGCTAAGTACAGAAAATTTGGAACCACCCAGGGACTTGAGTATGGCCCAGAACTTTCTACTCACTCAGCTGCCATTGGTGGAGGCCATGACGCTCAATGAGCGTCGGCGACTGGAAGTCGAGTTCCTCGATATCTTATTCCAACACGAAGTACCACTGGGTCCCGAAGAGCAGGCCACAGTCAAGACCGAATACGATGAATTCCTCAGATCTGTTCGGGTCAAGGAGCTGCCCATATCGGCTCTGGCACAACTCTCGCTTGATGGTCCTCAGTACAAACGAGTCCAACCAAAAATCGCACACACTTTTGCCATCCCAGGTCCCCGTCCCAAAACCAATCTGGCCATTAGCAGTGTGTCTGGTGGCCAGGATCTCATTAATGTCCCGACGGCGACTGTTTTCATACCGATTCAAGCTTTCACGAGCAATGTGGTTGGACCCATTAATCCCGCGCCGGACGTTTCGACACCGCTTGATATCAATGTGATTGGTGCCAAGAAGGAACCCGTTGAGTGCCCGCCGTCTGTTTCACCACCGCTGGACATTAAGACAGAGGTGGAGGTGGCCCTTGCGGCCATTGAGCTTGCCATTGAGATGGAAAATGTACGGGAAAATAACCCAGAAGAGGCACAAGAGAAATCACCGGAGAAAAACCGCACTCCCGTGGAGAAGCCCGATGATACCACTCTAAATCCTAATCCGCGGTATATACCGATCAAGAGCGCCAAGTACTACACAAAGAAGCTACTCGTTCGGGTGAAGCGCATTGATTAGGACGAGTATTTGCCGCTGTCCAGCATGGCAAAGCGCCCAAAGAAACGTGAATCCATGTACATCAAATGCACAtaagtttattttaaaaaatacatTACTATAAATTAGAACTTAAGGCTATTCTTTAATCCGAATTGGTTTTCATATCTCGTTTGCTTCGCATGCTCGATAAACTAGTaactaaacaaacaaatatgcgggagcgggagtaggagctggagctgaactGGAGGCTGCAGGCGGGATAACGAGGACGTAGTGGCGGACAAGGCCTCATGTGAAATCATGTGAAATGATACTGTTCAAAGAATTTTCAATTGTTGGCGTTGTTCTACTCACTGTTGGGCGTCACATTGTTGTCAGTTTTGGTATCTGGATCAAGATTCGTATCCGGAGTTGGGGATGCTCCAATGCCGACAACAGAGGGTATCGCCTTCGGCGAATCCTCTTGCGCGTAGCCCACACGCAACGAATGGTGCCCTGGATCGAAAGCTAGGGCTCCAATTTCGTCGCCGCCATATAGCATGTTGCCTCCATTCATCTTGGAGCGTCGGGACTACTTTTCAGCTTGATTTCTTGCAAAAGTTCTCGAAATGCCTGTCTTgtctgtatttattttttgtggcttttttcACGACGCTTGCGTTAATGGCAATCGacctatcgataaaatatactgtCTGAAATTCGGAAATATACCGTAATATACCGATGAAGAAGTGAACTTATCCCACTTAATCCCCCTGTtttaaacaggataacaacttgagttaaatcgcgaaaaataataataataatagttctTATTGTAGATCCATCCCATCCTTCATCTTTACTTTACcatgaactgcgctaaatcatattactagctaaacaggaccctcagccctgaatacacaattttatccgattgatatatcaattatttaatttaaaagtgATCGAAGATATGTGATCATGCGTCGTCGAGTCGATGTTTTATGACCATCTAGGTTTAAAATTAAAGTAAAGAACTTAGTTTGGAATTTTCGAAATAAAACGCCGATTAGTTCCGCTCAtcgcaaaaatataccgatttaattaaaattcgcaaaaaaatatacaacatTTTTTCGCCAGTCGAAAAACTACCACCTACAAATATATTATCATAAAAAAACAGGTATCTATATAATcatatgtttataaaattcggggacaacaaaaaattttGAAGATCAAATCCGTCGCGTCGCCGAATAATGGCTGATCCGAAAAACGAAATGGGTACCGAAGCTGGCACAGCAATGGACAGCGAAAGCGGTAGAGACTCCTCAGTCAGCCCAATGGAAATAAATATGTCCAACACAAATTGCAATTCGATGATAGTTCTGAACGATTTACGTCTGCTGGAGCTAATTACCAAGTATCCTTTTCTGTATAGTAAAGCAGCgctgtaacgagtaacgaagagaatcttcgcacgatgaagctggtggtcggctaactgagaaggagtacgcgctcgcttccacggctgatctctggtcggaaatggggatgggttctttggggtaaccctccagttaggttgcttcgctcctgctggtattattttattaaaattcgcgtactctttttggtaatgggagggggacagacaaggaaaggatcgttaggggtacggaaagtatagtggggcaaagatagtgcagagaaggagtagggatctaccaccgcggcggacatctctgttttgctggcacggagtcgtgccacgcccaccctaccatgatcctgaaagagccaataataatatcaggatccctggagtgtccggtattggtcatcctatttcgctcacgagcggcatggttcccccaactgcggtaacgtctagcacatattcatcttaacaatcattttattagaaactatattcagatactatattcatgttacaagaaaaaagaaacactaaccgagaactccaagacaagTATAAATGGCTAAAACAAGGCTAAATGaacaaaaggaggaacgaaaagcgtcacaagagatatagctattattactagggaatatttagataaataaatacgataagtgtaaatagttataagtgcatatacgatattttatagtgcgatataaactaaagatttttccttagatagaaagataatactatagcgcaatataggtacacatgtcccagcacatcggcttcagggagtagttggacatactattcgttctaccaagcgtattgtaaaggcagaaggccaatcagctgtgactactttaaaagtgtgaggtcaacgaccgacaaacagctctagcaaaaaagaacgaaccttttgccacgctcgcggaattttgggaggcaataaaatgtaatgttgttggtatattataaagctcactcagtttttgtttgtgttcccgcggcgaaagatctttcgtagctgggcgtgtggctgtgtgtgggtgcattaaacttttacctgcaaaccaaaaacaaaatcgtacagcgcgtgctgcatggcataagctcgcggaggggacccggccgagcggacgcttttaagctcaaacttttaagcttttatcaaatgcattttcaaactttccatgtgttggtgggttttttttctggtttttttttctgttacaattaacactaagtatatccaactacacaaaaacagacatatcaacggactgcgaggttcaagggaatgcgagtcacggtgggatcttactggcctcagtggctttcagtgggcggtgtatacatatgtatgtgagcacatctcttacagttttcattcagcctacataatgacactaacgtgcacataagacaaacgctggcctccactgcactttaaataaacgtttCGAACAGTaaggccgaatcacgagaagaacaagagaggcgataccactaggggtcgccgggaggttatgtacacacgtggtgcactattttttcccgcccggtaggaacatttaagcggcttcggtcctacgctgactgcaagcaccggtttccgtttcttggcccggttttgaatgcgaaacggttacgccacttcgccgcactaagcccgttcagacggctgtcctcgtctcgcgcagccaaagttcactgcccgtgacttggtggatcagctggttcgtagtgcgggggcttaaagctcgggctgcagcttttggataattcccaaactaagtgccgattctaatgtggaatttgaaaatactgatcaggctactttttctaacagttactccatgcacatacatatttacccggttggaactggcactgcgaaaatagggggatggggttgaggtgctaattccttctttctccaggtgttttttttttttttgtgttggggctgctcacctccaagcggaaagttttcgattagagcccaatctgctttcttgggttcttttttcccgatcgagtgcactttggtttcacaccacggttatttacggcggtttaattttatttttattatttttttttctcaccgcgcaactgaatgcttgtacggccacgaggCCGTACCACTGGGTCCCGAAGAGCAGGCCACAGTCAAGACCGAATACGATGAATTCCTCAGATCTGTTCGGGTCAAGGAGCTGCCCATATCGGCTCTGGCACAACTCTCGCTTGATGGTCCTCAGTACAAACCAGTCCAACCAAAAATCGCACACACCTTTGCCACACACACTTCGCATGCTCGATAAACTAGTaactaaacaaacaaatatgcgggagcgggagtaggagctggagctgaactGGAGGCTGCAGGCGGGATAACGAGGACGTAGTGGCGGACAAGGCCTCATGTGAAATGATACTGTTCaaaaaattttcaattgttgGCGTTGTTCTACTCACTGTTGGGCGTCACATTGTTGTCAGTTTTGGTATCTGGATCAAGATTCGTATCCGGAGTTGGGGATGCTCCAATGCCGACAACAGAGGGTATCTCAGCCTTCGGCGAATCCTCTTGCGCGTAGCCCACACGCAACGAATGGTGCCCTGGATCGAAAACTAAGGCTCCAATTTCGTCGCCGACATACAGCATGTTGCCTCCATTCATCTTGGAGCGTCGGGACTACTTTTCAGCTTGATTTCTTGCAAAAGTTCTCGAAATGCCTGTCTTGTCtgcatttatttttgtggcttttttcACGACGCTTGCGTTAATGGCAATCGacctatcgataaaatatactgtctgaaattcagaaatataccgtaataTACCGATGAAGAAGTGAACTTATCCCACTTAATCCCCCTGTTGTAAACAGGATAACAACTTGAGTTAAATcgcgaaaaataataataataatagttctTATTGTAGATCCATCCCATCCTTCATCTTTACTTTACcatgaactgcgctaaatcatattactagctaaacaggaccctcagccctgaatacacaattttatccgattgatatatcaattatttaatttaaaagtgATCGAAGATATGTGATCATGCGTCGTCGAGTCGATGTTTTATGACCATCTAGGTTTAAAATTAAAGTAAAGAACTTAGTTTGGAATTTTCGAAATAAAACGCCGATTAGTTCCGCTCAtcgcaaaaatataccgatttaattaaaattcgcaaaaaaatatacaacatTTTTTCGCCAGTCGAAAAACTACCACCTACAAATATATTATCATAAAAAAACAGGTATCGATATATTcatatgtttataaaattcggggacaacaaaaaattttGAAGATCAAATCCGTCGCGTCGCCGAATAATGGCTGATCCGAAAAACGAAATGGGTACCGAAGCTGGCACAGCAATGGACAGCGAAAGCGGTAGAGACTCCTCAGTCAGCCCAATGGAAATAAATATATCCAACACAAATTGCAATTCGATGATAGTTCTGAACGATTTACGTCTGCTGGAGCTAATTACCAAGTATCCTTTTCTGTATAGTAAAGCAGCGCAGCCGGAACAGGACTCGGAATACGACGAGTGGGCCTGGAATCAGATTTCGAAGGAGTTTAATGCCAGCTACGAGAACTTGCCGCTGAGTGCCCCCTTCTCGGCAGACGAGCTGCAGTGGCGTTGGAACTTGCTGCTACCGACCATGGGCACCCTTTCGAAGGCCAAGGGACAAATTCCCTTTCAACTGTGGTCCCTTGTGACGGAGATCGAACGCTCGCTAAGTACAGAAAATTTGGAACCACCCAGGGACTTGAGTATGGCCCAGAACGTTCTACTCACTCAGCTGCCATTGGTGGAGGCCATGACGCTCAATGAGCGTCGGCGACTGGAAGTCGAGTTCCTCGATATCTCACACAACTCTCGCTTGATGGTCCTCAGTACAAACCAGTCCAACCAAAAATCGCACACACTTTTGCCATCCCAGGTCCCCGTCCCAAAACCAATCTGGCCATTAGCAGTGTGTCTGGTGGCCAGGATCTCATTAATGTCCCGACGGCGACTGTTTTCATTCCGATTCAAGCTTTCACGAGCAATGTGGTTGGACCCATTAATCCCGCGCCGGACGTTTCGACACCGCTTGATATCAATGTGATTGGTGCCAAGAAGGAACCCGTTGAGTGCCCGCCGTCTGTTTCACCACCGCTGGACATTAAGACAGAGGTGGAGGTGGCCCTTGCGGCCATTGAGCTTGCCATTGAGATGGAAAAGGTACGGGAAAATAACCCAGAAGAGGCACAAGAGAAATCACCGGAGAAAAACCGCACTCCCGTGGAGAAGCCCGATGATGCCACTCTAAATCCTAATCCGCGGTATATACCGATCAAGAGCGCCAAGTACTACACAAAGAAGCTACTCGTTCGGGTGAAGCGCATTGATCAGGACTAGTATTTGCCGCTGTCCAGCATGGCAAAGCGCCCAAAGAAACGTGAATCCATGTACATCAAATGCACAtaagtttattttaaaaaatacatTACTATAAATTACAACTTAAGGCTATTCTTTAATCCGAATTGGTTTTCATATTTCGTTTGCTTCGCATGCTCGATAAACTAGTaactaaacaaacaaatatgcgggagcgggagtaggagctggagctgaactGGAGGCTGCAGGCGGGATAACGAGGACGTAGTGGCGGACAAGGCCTCATGTGAAATCATGTGAAATGATACTGTTCAAAGAATTTTCAATTGTTGGCGTTGTTCTACTCACTGTTGGGCGTCACATTGTTGTCAGTTTTGGTATCTGGATCAAGATTCGTATCCGGAGTTGGGGATGCTCCAATGCCGACAACAGAGGGTATCTCAGCCTTCGGCGAATCCTCGTGCGCGTAGCCCACACGCAACGAATGGTGCCCTGGATCGAAAACTAGGGCTCCAATTTCGTCGCCGCCATATAGCATGTTGCCTCCATTCATCTTGGAGCGTCGGGACTACTTTTCAGCTTGATTTCTTGCAAAAGTTCTCGAAATGCCTGTCTTgtctgtatttattttttgtggcttttttcACGACGCTTGCGTTAATGGCAGTCGacctatcgataaaatatactgtctgaaattcagaaatataccgtaataTACCGATGAAGAAGTGAACTTATCCCACTTAATCCCCCTGTtttaaacaggataacaacttgagttaaatcgcgaaaaataataataataataatagttctTATTGTAGATCCATCCCATCCTTCATCTTTACTTTACcatgaactgcgctaaatcatattactagctaaacaggaccctcagccctgaatacacaattttatccgattgatatatcaattatttaatttaaaagtgATCGAAGATATGTGATCATGCGTCGTCGAGTCGATGTTTTATGACCATCTAGGTTTAAAATTAAAGTAAAGAACTTAGTTTGGAATTTTCGAAATAAAACGCCGATTAGTTCCGCTCAtcgcaaaaatataccgatttaattaaaattcgcaaaaaaatatacaacatTTTTTCGCCAGTCGAAAAACTACCACCTACAAATATATTATCATAAAAAAACAGGTATCGATATATTcatatgtttataaaattcGGGGACAACAAAAAATTTAGAAGATCAAATCCGTCGCGTCGCCGAATAATGGCTGATCCGAAAAACGAAATGGGTACCGAAGCTGGCACAGCAATGGACAGCGAAAGCGGTAGAGACTCCTCAGTCAGCCCAATGGAAATAAATATATCCAACACAAATTGCAATTCGATGATAGTTCTGAACGATTTACGTCTGCTGGAGCTGATTACCAAGTATCCTTTTCTGTATAGTAAAGCAGCGCAGCCGGAACAGGACTCGGAATACGACGAGTGGGCCTGGAATCAGATTTCGAAGGAGTTTAATGCCAGCTACGAGAACTTGCCGCTGAGTGCCCCCTTCTCGGCAGACGAGCTGCAGTGGCGTTGGAACTTGCTGCTACCGACCATGGGCACCCTTTCGAAGGCGAAGGGACAAATTCCCTTTCAACTGTGGTCCCTTGTGACGGAGATCGAACGCTCGCTAAGTACAGAAAATTTGGAACCACCCAGGGACTTGATTATGGCCCAGAACTTTCTACTCACTCAGCTGCCATTGGTGGAGGCCATGACGCTCAATGAGCGTCGGCGACTGGAAGTCGTGTTCCTCGATATCTTATTCTAACACGAAATGGAGACACATGCGTCCGTACCACTGGGTCCCGAAGAGCAGGCCACAGTCAAGACCGAATACGATGAATTCCTCAGATCTGTTCGGGTCAAGGAGCTGCCCATATCGGCTCTGGCACAACTCTCGCTTGATGGTCCTCAGTACAAACCAGTCCAACCAAAAA is a genomic window of Drosophila miranda strain MSH22 chromosome Y unlocalized genomic scaffold, D.miranda_PacBio2.1 Contig_Y5_pilon, whole genome shotgun sequence containing:
- the LOC117195033 gene encoding actin-related protein 4-like isoform X1, with amino-acid sequence MNGGNMLYGGDEIGALVFDPGHHSFRVGYAQEDSPKAEIPSVVGIGASPTPDTNLDPDTKTDNNVTPNRGLVRHYVLVIPPAASSSAPAPTPAPAYLFV
- the LOC117195033 gene encoding actin-like protein 6B isoform X3, whose amino-acid sequence is MNGGNMLYGGDEIGALVFDPGHHSFRVGYAQEDSPKAEIPSVVGIGASPTPDTNLDPDTKTDNNVTPNTSSSAPAPTPAPAYLFV
- the LOC117195033 gene encoding actin-related protein 4-like isoform X2, with the protein product MNGGNMLYGGDEIGALVFDPGHHSFRVGYAQEDSPKAEIPSVVGIGASPTPDTNLDPDTKTDNNVTPNSLVRHYVLVIPPAASSSAPAPTPAPAYLFV
- the LOC117194987 gene encoding uncharacterized protein LOC117194987 isoform X3, which encodes MADPKNEMGTEAGTAMDSESGRDSSVSPMEINISNTNCNSMIVLNDLRLLELITKYPFLYSKAAQPEQDSEYDEWAWNQISKEFNASYENLPLSAPFSADELQWRWNLLLPTMGTLSKAKGQIPFQLWSLVTEIERSLSTENLEPPRDLIMAQNFLLTQLPLVEAMTLNERRRLEVEFLDILFQHEMETHASVPLGPEEQATVKTEYDEFLRSVRVKELPISALAQLSLDGPQYKRVQPKIAHTFAIPGPRPKTNLAISSVSGGQDLINVPTATVFIPIQAFTSNVVGPINPAPDVSTPLDINVIGAKKEPVECPPSVSPPLDIKTEVEVALAAIELAIEMENVRENNPEEAQEKSPEKNRTPVEKPDDTTLNPNPRYIPIKSAKYYTKKLLVRVKRID
- the LOC117194987 gene encoding uncharacterized protein LOC117194987 isoform X1 → MADPKNEMGTEAGTAMDSESGRDSSVSPMEINISNTNCNSMIVLNDLRLLELITKYPFLYSKAAQPEQDSEYDEWAWNQISKEFNASYENLPLSAPFSADELQWRWNLLLPTMGTLSKAKGQIPFQLWSLVTEIERSLSTENLEPPRDLIMAQNFLLTQLPLVEAMTLNERRRLEVEFLDILFQHEMETHASVPLGPEEQATVKTEYDEFLRSVRVKELPISALAQLSLDGPQYKRVQPKIAHTFAIPGPRPKTNLAISSVSGGQDLINVPTATVFIPIQAFTSNVVGPINPAPDVSTPLDINVIGAKKEPVECPPSVSPPLDIKTEVEVALAAIELAIEMENVRENNPEEAQEKSPEKNRTPVEKPDDTTLNPNPRYIPIKSAKYYTKKLLVRVKRID
- the LOC117194987 gene encoding uncharacterized protein LOC117194987 isoform X2 encodes the protein MADPKNEMGTEAGTAMDSESGRDSSVSPMEINISNTNCNSMIVLNDLRLLELITKYPFLYSKAAQPEQDSEYDEWAWNQISKEFNASYENLPLSAPFSADELQWRWNLLLPTMGTLSKAKGQIPFQLWSLVTEIERSLSTENLEPPRDLIMAQNFLLTQLPLVEAMTLNERRRLEVEFLDILFQHEMETHASVPLGPEEQATVKTEYDEFLRSVRVKELPISALAELSLDGPQYKPVQPKIAHTFAIPGPRPKTNLVISSVSGGQDLINVPTATVFIPIQAFTSNVVGPINPAPDVSTPLDINVIGAKKEPVECPPSVSPPLDIKTEVEVALAAIELAIEMENVRENNPEEAQEKSPEKNRTPVEKPDDTTLNPNPRYIPIKSAKYYTKKLLVRVKRID
- the LOC117195029 gene encoding actin-related protein 4-like isoform X1, coding for MNGGNMLYGGDEIGALAFDPGHHSLRVGYAQEDSPKAIPSVVGIGASPTPDTNLDPDTKTDNNVTPNISFHMISHEALSATTSSLSRLQPPVQLQLLLPLPHICLFSY
- the LOC117195029 gene encoding actin-related protein 4-like isoform X3, which translates into the protein MNGGNMLYGGDEIGALAFDPGHHSLRVGYAQEDSPKAIPSVVGIGASPTPDTNLDPDTKTDNNVTPNSLVRHYVLVIPPAASSSAPAPTPAPAYLFV
- the LOC117195029 gene encoding actin-related protein 4-like isoform X2, with amino-acid sequence MNGGNMLYGGDEIGALAFDPGHHSLRVGYAQEDSPKAIPSVVGIGASPTPDTNLDPDTKTDNNVTPNRGLVRHYVLVIPPAASSSAPAPTPAPAYLFV
- the LOC117195029 gene encoding actin-related protein 4-like isoform X4, which codes for MNGGNMLYGGDEIGALAFDPGHHSLRVGYAQEDSPKAIPSVVGIGASPTPDTNLDPDTKTDNNVTPNTSSSAPAPTPAPAYLFV